The Methylocystis bryophila genome contains the following window.
CCCTTCCGCGGACAGCGCCCACCCCTCCTCCAGGCGCCCGCAATGCGGTCGGCGCTTCATTTCTTCGCGTGAGATCGCCCCTCGGCTTCGGCCTTCTCCAAAGCTTCCCGCTCCGGGCCCTCCAAAGCCTTGGCTTGCTCCTCGTTGAAGCGTTTGGCGTCCGTCTGGTTGCCTTCGCCTTCGTTTCCTGTGGATGTGGTTTGGTTCATGGCTCTCTCCTTCACGGGCGGGATAACCGAGCGCGGCGCCCGATTGTTCCGAGGCGAGCGCGTTTCCCGCTCGAACGGAATCGTTCGAGCGATAAGGAAACGCGCCAAATCAAAATGTTGGAGCATGTCTTGACCGGAAAACCGCTTCGCACTTTTCCGTGACAGGCTCTAAGAGTCGGCGCATCTATGCCCTGACCACAAGGCTCGCCTTGAGGCCTCCGGCCTCGAACTCGAGCTTTGTGGGTCCGCCAAGCTGCATCGGCAAAATCTTTTCCAAGAGCTCCAATCCCAGGCCGCAGGACTTTGGCGGCGACGTCATCGGACCGCCGCTCTCCGTCCATTCGACGACGTGCTGGTTGTCGCTCGCGCCCTCCAACGGCCGCCACTGAATTCCGACATGACCTCGGCTTTGGCTCAAAGCGCCAAACTTTCGCGAATTCGTTTTGAGCTCATGTAACGCCAATCCCAGCGCCAACGCCACGTCCGAGCGCAAGGACAGCTCGCATCCCGACGTCTCGATCTGGCTGTGGCCCAGCGTTTCCGGCAAGGCTGCGGCCACGAGCTCGTCCATCGGAATGGCGGACCAGGAATTCTTGCTCAACATGATTTGCGTGCGGCTGAGAAGCGCCACTCTTCCTGAGAAAGCCTCGCGGAAATCCGGTTCGGGGGAAGGAAATCGGGCGCTCAAATTGGTGATCGATTGAATCATCGTCAGGGCGTTGTTCATGCGGTGATGCAATTCCATGTGCATAAGACGCTCCCGCGCCTGCGCCTGCTTCATCCCCTCGATATCCGTGATGCACACTACCGCGCCCGAAAGCTTACCTTCCTTGTCGTACAAGGGGCCGCCGTTGATCTTGATCCAGATGAAGGACCCGTCGCCGCGCATATAGCGGCACTCCATTGTTGGATTCTGCTCGCCCTGCAGCACTCGAGCCAAGGGATATTCATGGGCTTCAACCTGTTTCCCGCATTCGTGGAAGGCAATCCACTCCCCATAGGCTTGCGCGTCCTTGGAGTAGCGAACCGGATGGCCAAGCATCGTCTCGATCATACGGTTGCCAAAAATAATTCGCCCATCAGGAAGGGCAGCGAGCAAGACTCCTACCGGCAGGCAATCGAGAACCATCTTCAATCGACGCGCATGCTCCGGCGCTTCGATCAATTCCGTGAACATCCCCTCAAATCCCGACAGCGGCATCATGCTCTCCTCAGCAAGCTTTGAGCTCCGGGCTCCCGCTGACCGAGACGACGGCAGCTCAGCGCGCTCACATAACTCATTGCACGCGCGCTGCGCTCAGCGAATCTCAACGCGTCAAGCTTTCCCAAGGCGCGGTAGACGGTCGCTAACGTGGCCTTCGCTGTGGATTTCGCCTCGCGCCGCCATAAGTTACTGAGTATATATTGGCCCGTGTGGGCCCCACGACAAACCCCGCGCGGTCAGCAATGGGAGGATGGAGTTAGATGACGCTGTCCCAACAGATTGCTCCGTATCTCCCCTATTTGCGCAGATACGCGCGCGCGCTTGCCGGCTCGCAAAACGTCGGGGACGCGATCGTCGTTCAAACGCTGGAAGCGATCATCGAGGAGCCCGCTTCCTTTCCCAAGCAGCGTGGAGCTCGCGCCGGCCTGTATCGCGTATTCTCGACCCTTTGGTCGACGATTGCTGAAAGGTCGTTTCCGGCAGAGGAGGATCTTGAGAATTCAGGGACGACTTCCTCGGTGATGCAAAATGTCGCTCGCCTCACGCCGCGATCCCGGCAGGCGTTTCTTCTGAACCTGGTCGAGCGTTTCGCGCCGTCGGACATCGCCTTCATTCTCGACGTCGACATCGAGGCCGTGTCCGGTTTTCTGTCCAGCGCGGAAAAGGAAATCGCAGAATGCATCGCGACCGACGTTCTCATCATCGAGGACGAGGCGGTGATCGCGGCGGAATTATCGATGATCGTGCGAGAACTCGGGCACTCGATAATCGGCGTCGCCAGGACTCAGACGGAGGCGCAGAAGCTGACACGCTTAAGGCGACCGGGGCTTGTTCTCGCCGACATCCATCTTGCGGACGGGAGCTCAGGCATCGACGCCGTGAATGATATTCTTCAGCAGGGCGCCACCCCCATCATCTTCATCACCGCCTATCCGGAAAGACTGTTGACCGGCCAGAGACCGGAGCCGACCTTCTTGATTAGCAAACCCTACGACGTCGAAGCGGTGAAGGCCACGATCTGCCAAAGCCTGTTCTTCGATCAGAAGGCCTCCTCGCATTTGGCGGCGAATTCATAGGACTGGGCGACGCGCCGCGCCTTGGCGGGGCTTGCGCGCCGCCGCCCTTCCGCCCAAGGCTCCGTAAGGCCTTCTGCGCCGCCGCAGCCCCATCAGCGATCGGAAAACACGGCGACCTCGCCCGGCTTGCGCAGCATTTTGTTGACCTCGCCCTGGTGCATCTCTTCGAGATGAACCATCTTTCGCGCATATTCCTCCAGCATCACCGACACGCCTTCCACTTCCTTCAGAAGATCCTTGTAAAGCTGCAGAGCCAAGCCTTCGTGCGCCAGCGATTCACGCAGGATGTCGCCGATGTCGTGCTTGTGCGTCTCGAGCAGCGGACCGATCGCGAGCGAGGGATGGCCGCCGAGATGCGTGATGAGCTCGCCCGCGTCATGCGCATGCGCGAGAGATTCGTCGGCCTGTCCGCGAAGCCAGGAAATGATCGGCAAGCGATTGTAGCCAAACACCATCAGAGAATAATGCGTGTATCGCACCACGCCAGCCAATTCACTCTCCATGATGCGGTTGAGCAGGCCGATGATTTTCTCGTCGCCATGCGCCGAGGCTTCTTTTTTGCCCATGCCATTGCTCCGCTTCAAACTGCGCGTTCCCGTTGCGCCTCAAGGCTCGACCAGCACGCCGTCCGCAACGACAGACGGTTGAGCTCCCGCCCGCTCCAGCTCTCTCAGCACTTCCTCGAATCGGTCCAACGCCCAATCGAGATCCGCTTTCGAGATGACGAGAGGCGGCGCCAAACGGACGACGGTGTGATGCGTTGCGCTCGAGAGCACGCCCTTCTCCAGCAGACGCTCGCAAAAGGTGCGTGCGCTCGAGAAGCGAGGCTGAATTTCCGCGCCCGCCCACAGCCCCAATCCACGCACGTCAGCAAGCACAGGGCTTTTGATCGCGTGCAAGCGGTCGAACAAGTGAGCGCCCAGCGTTCGGCTGCGCTCCACGAGATTCTCCTCGCGAATGACGTTCAGCGCTTCGAGCCCCACGGCTGCGGCCAGAGCGTTGCCGCCGAAGGTCGAGCCATGCGATCCCGGCGTGAACACGTCCATGACCTCGCGCCGCGCGACGAAGGCGGAGACTGGCAACACCCCGCCGCCCAGCGCCTTGCCCAGCGTCACGCCATCGGGCAGCACATTTTCATGTTGGTAGGCGAACCAGGCGCCGGTGCGACCCAGGCCAGACTGGATCTCGTCGAGCAAGAGCAGGATGCGCGCCTCGTCGCAAAGGCGCCGCAGGCCGGCGAGCCAACCGCGTGGCGGCACGATGACGCCGGCCTCGCCTTGGATCGGCTCGACCAGAACCGCGACAGTCCGTTCGGAGATCGCCGCACGCGTCGCCTCGAGATCGCCGAAAGGAACTGCGCGGAAGCCCGGCGTGAACGGTCCGAAGCCATCGCGATATTCCTGCTCGGAGGAGAAGCTGATCACCGTCGTGGTGCGGCCGTGAAAATTGCCCTCGGCAACGATGATTTCGGGCGATGCGACGCCCTTGACCCTTTGGCCCCATCGGCGCGCCGCCTTGATCGCCGTTTCCACAGCTTCGGCGCCGCTGTTCATCGGAAGCGCAGCGTCCAGGCCGGTCAGCATGCACAAGGCTTCGAGGAAGGGCCCCAGCCGGTCGTTGTAATAAGCGCGCGACGGCACAGCGAGCCGATGCGCTTGCTCCGAGAGCTTGGCAAGGATGCGCGGATGCGCATGACCGAGGCTCACGGCCGAATAAGCGCTCATCATGTCGATGTAACGCCGTCCTGCGACATCCCAGAGATACGCGCCCGAGCCCCGAGTCAGCATGACCGGCAGCGGGTCGTAGTTCCTTGCGCAGCACGGGCTGTCAAAGCCTGAGAAACCCATGAAGGCTCCTCCCACTCTTTTCGCCCCTTAGCCTGAGTCTTATCTCAATTCGAGATACGCGTCTCTTAGTACGTGCACTGCATTATGTAAGTGTTGTTAGCGCGCGGTGAAGGCCGAGAGAATCTTTCCGCGCTGAGGTTGGGAGAACGCGATGGCGAGCTCTGAGGCGATCGGCGACGTCGCGCGCGAAGCGGGACAATGGCTGCAGGAGCTGGGCGTCGAGCCCTCGCTGTTCTCGGTCGGAGAGTTGAGGGCGCATTCGCCCATCACGGGCGAGGCGATCGGGCGCGTGAAGGTGAGCGGCGTCGCCGACGTCAAGGCGGCGATCGGCGCGGCCGACGACGCGTTCCGCTCATGGCGCAACGTTCCCGCTCCGCGCCGCGGAGAGCTCGTGCGTCTCCTTGGCGAAGAGCTGCGCGCGGCGAAACCGCATCTCGCCCGACTGGTGACTCTTGAGGCCGGAAAGATCGCCTCCGAGAGTCTCGGCGAAATTCAGGAGATGATCGACATCTGTGATTTTGCGGTGGGCCTCTCCCGTCAGCTGCACGGTCTGACGATCGCGACGGAGCGTCCGGGGCATCGGATGATGGAGACCTGGCATCCGCTTGGCGTCGTCGGCGTCATCACGAGCTTCAACTTTCCCGTGGCGGTGTGGGCCTGGAATGCGGCGCTCGCGCTGATATGCGGCGACGCGATCTTGTGGAAGCCCTCGGAAAAAACGCCGCTCACGGCCCTCGCGACACATACGCTGCTCATGCGCGCCTGTGCGCGCTTTGGCGAAGCGCCCGCAGGACTCGCGAGCGTGTTGATCGGCGGGAGAGACGTCGGCGCGTTCCTTGTTGAAGACGAGCGGGTCAAACTCGTTTCCGCCACTGGCTCTACGGCGATGGGACGGGCCGTCGCGCCGCGCCTTGCGCAGAGATTCGCGCGAGCGATCCTGGAGCTCGGCGGCAATAACGCAGCGATTGTCTGTCCCTCCGCGTCCTTGGACTTGGCCACGCGCGCCATCGCCTTCGCCGCGATGGGAACCGCGGGGCAGCGTTGCACGTCGCTGCGGCGCCTGATTGTGCACGAGGATATCCATGCGGCGCTGCTCGATCGCTTGCGCGCTGCTTACGCCTCCGCTCGCGTCGGCGATCCGCGCGAGAGCCAAACGCTCCTCGGACCGCTGATCGATGAGGCCGCCTATGCAGCGATGCGGGCGACGCTTGACGAGGCCCGAACGCTCGGCGGCGCCGTTACAGGGGGCGAGCGAGTCCTGGCCGAGCGCTTTCCGAACGCCTATTACGTGACGCCGGCGCTCGTGGAGCTTGCCGAGCAGGCGCGCGTGGCGCAGCGGGAGACTTTCGCGCCCATTCTCTTCGTCATGAAATATCGGAATCTCGATGAGGCGCTCGACATGCACAACAGCGTGGCGCACGGACTGGCCTCTTCGATTTTCACAAACGAGCTCTGCGAGGCCGAAAAATTTCTCTCCGCGGAAGGCTCGGATTGCGGCATCGCCAATGTGAACATCGGGCCTTCCGGCGCAGAAATCGGCGGCGCGTTCGGTGGTGAAAAGGACAGCGGCGGCGGACGCGAGGCCGGCTCCGACGCTTGGAAGGCCTATATGCGGCGTGCGACCAACACCATCAACTACTCGAAAGATCTGCCCTTGGCGCAGGGGGTCAGATTCGATCTCTGAGCAAACGCCGAACGAGCCGCCTGGCAAAGCGATCTCAACAAAGCGAGGCGCGGCCCTAGTTAGCCAGAAGGGAGCTATCAGGGATTACGGAGGCAGTGTCGCGCCATGGGCGCTCTCATTTCCGGCGATGCGATCCGGGCGAAATTTTTGGCGCGGCTGTCGGAGATGTGCAAAGCCGAAATGCCGCGTTATCGCGCCATGGCCGAGCTCGTCGCCCGCGTGAATGAAAAAGCTTTGGCCGCCCAGCCGGAGCTTGCAAAGCAGGAAGCGGTCCGCGAGGGCGCGGGCCTCGACGTCGAGCGCCACGGCGCCGTTCGAATCGGGACCGCGTCTGAGCTCGTCCTGCTTCGACGGCTCTTCGCCGTCATGGGCATGGCGCCCGTCGACTACTACGACTTGTCCGTCGCGGGCCTGCCCGTTCACTCGACCGCCTTTCGGCCTCTCACGCAAGCGGCTCTCCAACGCAGTCCTTTTCGCATGTTCGTTTCGCTTCTGCGCTTGGATTTGATTCCTGAACCCGAGCTGCGCGACGCGGCCGCGGCCCTTCTCGCGCAGCGACGCATCGTCACGCAGCGCGGCGTCGAGCTGCTCGATCAGTTCGAGAAAGCGGGCGGTTTCGACGAGCGAGAGGCGGCGGAATTCGTCAGCGAAGGGATCGAAACATTCCGCTGGCGGCCAGAGGCGACCGTCTCGCTCGACGTCTACCGCAAGCTGCATGCCGCGCATCCGCTCCTTGCCGACATCGCTTGTTTCAAGGGGCCGCACATTAATCACCTGGCCGCGCCGACACTCGACATAGACGCCGTCCAACGCGCCTTACGTACGCAAGCCTTCGATCCCAAGGCAAACATTGAGGGACCACCGCAGCGGCGCTGTCCGATATTGTTGCGCCAAACGAGCTTCAAAGCCCTGGCGGAGCCGGTCGACTTCCCGGCCTCGTCCGGCGGCTGCCAGGCGGTGCACACCGCGCGCTTTGGCGAGGTCGAGCAACGCGGAGCGGCGCTGACGAACGAGGGTCGAGCGCTTTACGATCGTCTCCTCGCCGCGGCCCGCGGGATCGGCTCTGGGGACTCAATGGACAATGAGCCAGAGCTCGATCGCCAATTCGCGGCCTTCCCGGACGATTACGCAGCGCTTTGGGCCAAAGGTCTGGCGCTTTTTCGATACCGGCCCACAGCCGAAGGCCTCCGTCGGCGCGGCGAGTTTCAGACGTCCGCCTCGGTCGAGAAGCTATTGGCCGAAGGAAGCCTCGCGATTGAGCCCATCCTTTACGAAGATTTTTTGCCGGTCAGCGCCGCGGGCATATTTCGCTCGAACCTCGCCGAGCGCCGGGAAACGAAATCTCTCGGCCGCGCCAGCCGTCAAAGCTTCGAAGAGGCTTTAGGCTGCGCCGTCATCGACCCGTTGTCGCTTTACATCGAAGACGAGGCCCATTCCCTAGCGGCGAGCCTGAAGGCGCTGGGCCTGCCTCGAGCTCTGCCGCGACACATCGAACCCGGGGGTTGGCGCGGGGAAGCGACGCCATAGTCTAAAGTTCCAAGGAACCATCGACGCCGTGTCCAGCGCGATTCTAGGACGGATGAATGCGACGACTCTTGGTCACCGGCGCGCGGGGTCAGATCGGCTCGGAGCTCGTGCCTGCGTTACGTTCACGCTATGGCGTCGAGCGCGTCATCGCATCCGATCTCGGGGCTGCAGTGTCGGAGGGCCCGTGGGAGCACTTGGATTGCACGGATCTAGAAGCGCTCCGCTCCGTGATGCTGCGACATGAGGTTGGCGAGATTTATCATCTCGCCGCCGTGCTCTCGGCGGTCGCCGAATCCGATCCAGGCAAGGCCTGGCGCCTTAATATGGCGTCGCTTGAGAATGTGCTCACTGCGGCGCGTGAATTGGCAAGCCGCGTCTTTTTCCCAAGCTCTATAGCCGTATTCGGGCCGTCGACGCCGCGCATCAACACACCGCAACTCGCCATCCAGCGGCCCGTCACGATCTATGGCGTGACCAAGGTGGCCGGGGAGCTTCTGTGCGACTACTATGCGACGCGCTTTGGCGTCGACGTGCGCGGGTTGCGGCTCCCCGGCCTCATTTCTTACGTCGCGCCGCCAGGCGGCGGCACAACCGATTACGCGGTGGAGATGCTTCGGGCGGCCGCGCGAGGGGAAGGCTATTCCTGCTTCCTCGCGCCGGAAACGCGTCTCGACATGATGTATATGCCGGACGCAGTGGCGGCGATCATCCAGCTCATGGAAGCGAGCGCGGCGCGGCTCAAGCATCGCACCGCATACAACGTCGCCGCGATGAGCGTCACGCCGGCGGAGCTCGCCGCAGAAATTCGCGAACGCCTGCCGCAATTCATCCTGGATTACTGCGTCGATCCGCTACGCCAATCCATTGCCGATTCCTGGCCGCAATCGCTCGACGTCAGCGCTGCGCGCGACGACTGGGGCTTTGCGCCGCGCTTCGGGCTCAGCGCAATGACGCAGGACATGCTTTGCCATCTCGCCGCGCAGGCCCAATCGGCGAAGGCGCGCCCGCCAGGGGGAACGAGCGATGCAGAACGAAAAACTGGGTAGAGCGCTCGCGGCGCGGCTTGACGAGCTGGCCCAATCGGGCCGGGCGAAGGGCAAGGAAACCGTCATTTGCGGGATCGCGCCCGCGCGCGGGGGCGAGGGTCCGCGCTATCTCGTCGAAGGAGGGGGCGATCGGCTCTTTCTGAGAATGAACGCCAATAATTATCTCGGCATGGCGTCGCGCGCCGAGGTCGTCGCGGCCGAAGCCGCGGCCGCAGCCCGCTTCGGCGTCGGACCCGGCGCGGTGCGCTTCATCGCGGGGACATGGTCGCCGCATGTCGATCTCGAGCGGCGGCTGGCGGCCTTCCATGCCCGCCCTGCGGCCATGTTGTTCTCCTCCGCTTATGCGGCCGTATTGGGGACCGTGGCGCCGCTGATAAGCGATGGCGCCGCGGTGATCAGCGACGAGCTCAACCACAACTGCATCATCAACGCCGTCGCGCTCGGGCGACCCGCGATGAAGCATGTCTACAAGCATCTCGATCTCGGCGAGCTCGAGCGCGCGCTCGAGCGGGCGGCGGCCAAGCATGCGCGAGCGATCGTGATCACGGACGGCGTGTTCAGCATGCGCGGCGATCACGCCCCTCTCGATCGCATCGTCGCCCTGACCCGAAAATACGACGACGCCTTTTCGGAGGGCGCCATCGTCGTGGTCGACGATTCGCATGGCGTCGGCGCTTTGGGAAAGAGCGGTCGCGGCGTCGAGGAGCATGTGAGCTCCGCTCCAGCCGATCTGCTGATCGCGACGCTAGGCAAGGCTTTCGGCGTCAACGGCGGCTACGTCGTTGGAGGGGATACGGTCATCCGCTATTTGCGCGAGACCTCGCCTCTCTATGTCTATTCCAATCCGATCGCTCCCGGAGAGGCCGCCGCCGCTCACGCCGCGGTCGAGATTTTGGACAGTCCGGAAGGCCTGGCTCTGCTCGAGCATTTGCGCGCCATGACGGCCCGCTTCAAGGCGGGCCTGCTCAAGCTCGGATGCGAGACGCTGCCGGGCGAGCACCCCGTGGCGCCTCTGCTGACGCGCGACTCGCAGCGCACGCTGGCCTTGACGGCCGAGCTGCGGAAAGGCGGCGTTCTCGCCACGGGCCTCGCCTATCCTGTCGTGCCCAAGGGACAAGAAGAGATTCGTTTCCAGATCAGCGCCGACCACACGCAGTCAGACATCGACTTCGCGCTCGCGGCTCTTTCAGCCGCACTCTCGGCGCTTGAAGGGGGGCTCTCGGCCGCCCCTTGACGGATGGAGCGCTCCCTCCAACCTGACGCGTTCTTGCAAGTGGCGAAGGGGCTGACCTCCCAATCCCCTGGCTCCTGCCCATTTAATATCGCAAGCGCAGGGCGCATTCTTCCTCGCGAAAGGAACGGTTGAGCATGCCGACGGGAGCTCGACTGACGCCCGAGCGATCGATCGACTCTCACCTGAAAAGGAGTTGAAGAATGGGGACCGCATATCCGAAGCTCGATCTGATCTCGAGCGAACATCTCGAAGGCGCCGCTGTCTATGATGCAAACGGCAAGCAGATCGGCAAGATCGATCGCCTCCTCATC
Protein-coding sequences here:
- a CDS encoding PAS domain-containing sensor histidine kinase; this translates as MPLSGFEGMFTELIEAPEHARRLKMVLDCLPVGVLLAALPDGRIIFGNRMIETMLGHPVRYSKDAQAYGEWIAFHECGKQVEAHEYPLARVLQGEQNPTMECRYMRGDGSFIWIKINGGPLYDKEGKLSGAVVCITDIEGMKQAQARERLMHMELHHRMNNALTMIQSITNLSARFPSPEPDFREAFSGRVALLSRTQIMLSKNSWSAIPMDELVAAALPETLGHSQIETSGCELSLRSDVALALGLALHELKTNSRKFGALSQSRGHVGIQWRPLEGASDNQHVVEWTESGGPMTSPPKSCGLGLELLEKILPMQLGGPTKLEFEAGGLKASLVVRA
- a CDS encoding response regulator yields the protein MTLSQQIAPYLPYLRRYARALAGSQNVGDAIVVQTLEAIIEEPASFPKQRGARAGLYRVFSTLWSTIAERSFPAEEDLENSGTTSSVMQNVARLTPRSRQAFLLNLVERFAPSDIAFILDVDIEAVSGFLSSAEKEIAECIATDVLIIEDEAVIAAELSMIVRELGHSIIGVARTQTEAQKLTRLRRPGLVLADIHLADGSSGIDAVNDILQQGATPIIFITAYPERLLTGQRPEPTFLISKPYDVEAVKATICQSLFFDQKASSHLAANS
- a CDS encoding ferritin-like domain-containing protein, encoding MGKKEASAHGDEKIIGLLNRIMESELAGVVRYTHYSLMVFGYNRLPIISWLRGQADESLAHAHDAGELITHLGGHPSLAIGPLLETHKHDIGDILRESLAHEGLALQLYKDLLKEVEGVSVMLEEYARKMVHLEEMHQGEVNKMLRKPGEVAVFSDR
- the rocD gene encoding ornithine--oxo-acid transaminase, encoding MGFSGFDSPCCARNYDPLPVMLTRGSGAYLWDVAGRRYIDMMSAYSAVSLGHAHPRILAKLSEQAHRLAVPSRAYYNDRLGPFLEALCMLTGLDAALPMNSGAEAVETAIKAARRWGQRVKGVASPEIIVAEGNFHGRTTTVISFSSEQEYRDGFGPFTPGFRAVPFGDLEATRAAISERTVAVLVEPIQGEAGVIVPPRGWLAGLRRLCDEARILLLLDEIQSGLGRTGAWFAYQHENVLPDGVTLGKALGGGVLPVSAFVARREVMDVFTPGSHGSTFGGNALAAAVGLEALNVIREENLVERSRTLGAHLFDRLHAIKSPVLADVRGLGLWAGAEIQPRFSSARTFCERLLEKGVLSSATHHTVVRLAPPLVISKADLDWALDRFEEVLRELERAGAQPSVVADGVLVEP
- the amaB gene encoding L-piperidine-6-carboxylate dehydrogenase, with product MASSEAIGDVAREAGQWLQELGVEPSLFSVGELRAHSPITGEAIGRVKVSGVADVKAAIGAADDAFRSWRNVPAPRRGELVRLLGEELRAAKPHLARLVTLEAGKIASESLGEIQEMIDICDFAVGLSRQLHGLTIATERPGHRMMETWHPLGVVGVITSFNFPVAVWAWNAALALICGDAILWKPSEKTPLTALATHTLLMRACARFGEAPAGLASVLIGGRDVGAFLVEDERVKLVSATGSTAMGRAVAPRLAQRFARAILELGGNNAAIVCPSASLDLATRAIAFAAMGTAGQRCTSLRRLIVHEDIHAALLDRLRAAYASARVGDPRESQTLLGPLIDEAAYAAMRATLDEARTLGGAVTGGERVLAERFPNAYYVTPALVELAEQARVAQRETFAPILFVMKYRNLDEALDMHNSVAHGLASSIFTNELCEAEKFLSAEGSDCGIANVNIGPSGAEIGGAFGGEKDSGGGREAGSDAWKAYMRRATNTINYSKDLPLAQGVRFDL
- the hglS gene encoding 2-oxoadipate dioxygenase/decarboxylase HglS is translated as MGALISGDAIRAKFLARLSEMCKAEMPRYRAMAELVARVNEKALAAQPELAKQEAVREGAGLDVERHGAVRIGTASELVLLRRLFAVMGMAPVDYYDLSVAGLPVHSTAFRPLTQAALQRSPFRMFVSLLRLDLIPEPELRDAAAALLAQRRIVTQRGVELLDQFEKAGGFDEREAAEFVSEGIETFRWRPEATVSLDVYRKLHAAHPLLADIACFKGPHINHLAAPTLDIDAVQRALRTQAFDPKANIEGPPQRRCPILLRQTSFKALAEPVDFPASSGGCQAVHTARFGEVEQRGAALTNEGRALYDRLLAAARGIGSGDSMDNEPELDRQFAAFPDDYAALWAKGLALFRYRPTAEGLRRRGEFQTSASVEKLLAEGSLAIEPILYEDFLPVSAAGIFRSNLAERRETKSLGRASRQSFEEALGCAVIDPLSLYIEDEAHSLAASLKALGLPRALPRHIEPGGWRGEATP
- a CDS encoding NAD-dependent epimerase/dehydratase family protein, with amino-acid sequence MRRLLVTGARGQIGSELVPALRSRYGVERVIASDLGAAVSEGPWEHLDCTDLEALRSVMLRHEVGEIYHLAAVLSAVAESDPGKAWRLNMASLENVLTAARELASRVFFPSSIAVFGPSTPRINTPQLAIQRPVTIYGVTKVAGELLCDYYATRFGVDVRGLRLPGLISYVAPPGGGTTDYAVEMLRAAARGEGYSCFLAPETRLDMMYMPDAVAAIIQLMEASAARLKHRTAYNVAAMSVTPAELAAEIRERLPQFILDYCVDPLRQSIADSWPQSLDVSAARDDWGFAPRFGLSAMTQDMLCHLAAQAQSAKARPPGGTSDAERKTG
- a CDS encoding aminotransferase class I/II-fold pyridoxal phosphate-dependent enzyme; the encoded protein is MQNEKLGRALAARLDELAQSGRAKGKETVICGIAPARGGEGPRYLVEGGGDRLFLRMNANNYLGMASRAEVVAAEAAAAARFGVGPGAVRFIAGTWSPHVDLERRLAAFHARPAAMLFSSAYAAVLGTVAPLISDGAAVISDELNHNCIINAVALGRPAMKHVYKHLDLGELERALERAAAKHARAIVITDGVFSMRGDHAPLDRIVALTRKYDDAFSEGAIVVVDDSHGVGALGKSGRGVEEHVSSAPADLLIATLGKAFGVNGGYVVGGDTVIRYLRETSPLYVYSNPIAPGEAAAAHAAVEILDSPEGLALLEHLRAMTARFKAGLLKLGCETLPGEHPVAPLLTRDSQRTLALTAELRKGGVLATGLAYPVVPKGQEEIRFQISADHTQSDIDFALAALSAALSALEGGLSAAP